One Candidatus Kryptobacter tengchongensis DNA segment encodes these proteins:
- a CDS encoding putative Mg2+ transporter-C (MgtC) family protein, whose protein sequence is MTEIYLDIFKFVLAIIFGGLIGLERELKGKPAGFRTNILICLGSTLYMILSMKISGDPGRIAAQVVTGIGFIGAGTIIQSKGTITGLTTAATIFVVASIGLAIGSNQIILATVFTAFVLVTLTFLANIEKSLLGKCHFTTLQLEIFDEKGKGRAELIEILTEHEIKPNQYQLTEEDGILKIEISYCDKHPSHHRFLSELLKMPYIKEIKTKI, encoded by the coding sequence ATGACCGAAATTTACCTTGATATTTTCAAGTTTGTCCTCGCCATTATCTTTGGCGGGTTGATCGGTCTTGAAAGAGAATTAAAGGGTAAACCCGCTGGCTTTAGAACAAACATTTTGATCTGCCTCGGCTCAACACTTTATATGATTTTATCAATGAAAATTTCAGGTGACCCCGGGCGAATAGCTGCACAGGTTGTAACTGGGATTGGTTTCATTGGAGCAGGCACAATAATTCAATCAAAAGGCACAATAACAGGTTTGACAACCGCAGCAACAATCTTCGTCGTCGCTTCAATTGGACTTGCAATTGGCTCAAATCAAATTATCCTTGCAACAGTATTTACAGCTTTCGTTCTTGTTACCTTAACATTCCTTGCAAACATTGAAAAATCACTTCTCGGCAAGTGTCATTTCACAACACTTCAACTTGAAATCTTTGATGAAAAAGGCAAAGGCAGAGCTGAACTTATAGAAATCCTCACCGAACATGAGATCAAACCAAATCAATATCAATTGACCGAGGAAGATGGAATTTTAAAAATTGAGATCTCATACTGCGATAAACACCCATCACATCATCGCTTTTTATCCGAACTTCTAAAAATGCCTTACATAAAAGAAATTAAAACTAAAATCTAA
- a CDS encoding N4-(beta-N-acetylglucosaminyl)-L-asparaginase — translation MIGRREFLRSSLLVGIGAVLSRKFKIPSFFEDSKARPSSQASLPVLISTWRQGIKANEMGFKVLSEGGTALDAVELGVRTAEDDPNVMSVGYGGLPDECGHVSLDACIMDWEYNAGAVAFVQKCKNPVSVARKVMELTKHVFIVGEGADRFAKLVGFPEVDLLTDEARKRWLEWRRKMSQSDNWLSPEENHDTIAMLALDKQGRVAGAVTTSGLAWKIHGRVGDSPIIGAGLYVDGEVGAAGSTGVGEAVIRTCGSFLVVEYMRNGMHPQKAVEETLKRVLKVNKKWIDKDPNFQVAFIAVNLKGEIGAMGLRKGFQYALYKDGKNQFLDAPNLI, via the coding sequence ATGATAGGAAGAAGAGAATTTTTAAGAAGCTCGCTACTTGTGGGGATTGGAGCGGTGCTTTCAAGAAAATTTAAAATTCCATCTTTTTTTGAGGATTCTAAAGCACGCCCGTCAAGTCAAGCAAGTTTGCCTGTTTTGATTTCAACTTGGAGGCAGGGTATAAAAGCAAACGAAATGGGCTTTAAAGTTTTATCAGAAGGTGGAACTGCGCTTGATGCTGTTGAACTTGGAGTGAGAACTGCTGAAGACGATCCAAATGTTATGAGCGTTGGATACGGTGGTTTGCCAGATGAGTGTGGGCATGTTTCGCTTGACGCATGTATAATGGATTGGGAATATAATGCCGGTGCCGTTGCCTTCGTCCAAAAATGTAAAAATCCTGTTTCAGTTGCGAGAAAAGTGATGGAATTGACAAAGCATGTTTTCATAGTTGGCGAAGGTGCAGATCGGTTTGCAAAATTGGTTGGCTTCCCGGAAGTTGATCTTTTAACGGATGAGGCAAGAAAAAGATGGCTTGAATGGAGAAGAAAAATGAGCCAAAGTGATAACTGGCTTTCTCCAGAAGAAAATCATGATACAATAGCAATGCTTGCTCTTGACAAACAAGGAAGAGTTGCTGGGGCTGTAACAACAAGCGGACTTGCGTGGAAAATTCATGGGAGGGTTGGTGATTCACCAATAATTGGAGCAGGTTTATATGTTGATGGTGAAGTCGGCGCCGCTGGATCTACGGGCGTTGGGGAAGCTGTGATAAGGACATGTGGAAGTTTTCTTGTCGTTGAATATATGAGAAACGGAATGCATCCGCAAAAAGCAGTTGAAGAAACATTGAAAAGAGTTTTAAAGGTTAATAAAAAGTGGATTGATAAAGATCCAAACTTTCAAGTTGCGTTCATTGCTGTTAATTTGAAAGGCGAAATAGGAGCGATGGGCTTGAGGAAAGGATTTCAATATGCACTTTACAAAGATGGAAAAAATCAGTTCCTTGATGCACCAAATTTAATTTAA
- a CDS encoding endonuclease-3 yields the protein MRQSKLKKISEVIAKFFKTENPPKSNPLDILIATILSQNTNDVNSHRAFKNLKEKFPSFESILTADVSKIEEAIKIGGLAHQKAVRIKELLVELKEKTGDFDISFLKNLSIEEGIKFLTSFKGVGLKTAGCVLLFAFNKNVFPVDTHIHRILNRVGVVKTKTPDETFLKVQKLIPDGYAYQLHTGLIKFGRMICKAREPLCGICPIYRICDFKQKKVYKRKTKNIKPGKNKAAEFILLEEI from the coding sequence ATGCGTCAAAGTAAACTTAAGAAAATTTCCGAAGTAATAGCAAAGTTTTTCAAGACTGAAAATCCCCCAAAGTCAAATCCACTTGATATTTTAATTGCAACGATTTTATCTCAAAACACAAATGATGTCAACAGCCATAGGGCATTTAAAAATTTGAAGGAAAAGTTTCCAAGTTTTGAATCAATTCTTACGGCTGATGTAAGTAAAATTGAGGAAGCGATAAAAATTGGTGGGCTTGCACATCAAAAAGCGGTAAGGATAAAGGAATTGCTTGTTGAATTGAAAGAAAAAACAGGTGATTTTGATATCTCTTTTCTTAAAAATTTGTCCATTGAAGAAGGTATTAAATTTTTGACTTCATTTAAGGGGGTTGGTTTAAAGACCGCTGGATGTGTTCTTTTGTTTGCTTTCAATAAAAATGTTTTCCCAGTTGATACGCATATACATAGAATTTTGAATAGGGTTGGGGTAGTTAAAACGAAAACTCCAGATGAAACATTTTTAAAGGTTCAAAAATTAATTCCAGACGGTTATGCTTACCAACTTCACACAGGGTTGATAAAGTTTGGGAGGATGATTTGTAAAGCCAGAGAGCCACTTTGCGGTATTTGCCCAATTTATAGAATTTGCGATTTTAAGCAGAAAAAAGTTTACAAAAGAAAAACTAAAAATATCAAGCCTGGTAAAAATAAGGCTGCGGAATTTATCCTGCTTGAAGAAATTTGA
- a CDS encoding Tfp pilus assembly protein PilF → MDIILENLSVKRNLKQGLSRNKACEYFGMKRKTMECLICFITITFSFSFLLFLSGCSSSKKAILNQPEINKSEFQELTYTRIGDKEKAIEHFVAGQVYELKGDYASAILEYQDALRYDKSPGIYNAIAKAYQKIGKYSLAVQMAMEAIKLDSLNIAYRETLAGIYIETFETQKAINELENILRLDSLNYNALFNLAQLYEGNKPLRSLELYNKIIENYGLEWNALQRIAELSFRLGRFSESAHALEMMIEIDPSNYDLRKLTAETYISAGELQKAKSILSELIELKPSDVQAKIRYGEVLLQLKERDDALKILNEVVSDDSVGFELKFQVVESLFKSAGEDVSLKGKAKEILKNLSSKYPNEWRAHWLLGIIASDEKDNETAFNEFKKVVDINPKIVEAWRGIGIALYEMGKFDELIRVMEDGVEKFPDDFFLNFLLGLGYHRLERNSEAVQPLERALSLDPKNIDVISTLALVYDAIGEVSKSDSLHELGLKISPDNHLILNNYSYTLAERGEKLDIALEMAKKAVEQEPENPSYLDTIGWVYFKLGDYEKAREYILKAVEKGGSSVVVEHLGDVYFKLGDKEKAMEYWKKALDKNPSNEKLKEKIKRGQM, encoded by the coding sequence ATGGATATAATTTTGGAAAATTTAAGCGTAAAGCGTAACTTGAAACAAGGTTTATCTAGGAACAAAGCCTGTGAATATTTTGGTATGAAGAGAAAAACAATGGAATGTTTAATCTGTTTTATAACGATTACTTTTAGTTTTTCATTCTTGCTTTTTTTAAGTGGGTGTTCATCATCTAAGAAAGCGATTCTAAATCAACCTGAAATAAACAAATCTGAATTTCAAGAATTAACATATACCCGAATTGGGGATAAAGAAAAAGCAATTGAACATTTCGTTGCTGGTCAAGTTTATGAGCTTAAGGGTGATTATGCAAGCGCAATACTTGAATATCAAGATGCGCTTCGCTATGATAAAAGTCCAGGGATTTACAACGCAATTGCGAAAGCATATCAGAAAATAGGGAAATATTCACTTGCTGTTCAAATGGCTATGGAGGCGATAAAGTTGGATTCTTTGAACATCGCTTATCGTGAAACCCTTGCTGGCATTTACATTGAAACATTTGAAACTCAAAAGGCAATAAATGAACTTGAAAATATACTCCGACTTGATTCGCTGAATTATAACGCCTTATTTAACCTTGCTCAGCTTTATGAAGGAAACAAACCTTTACGCTCACTTGAGCTTTACAATAAGATCATTGAAAATTATGGATTGGAATGGAATGCTCTTCAAAGGATAGCTGAGTTATCCTTTCGGCTTGGTAGGTTTTCAGAATCGGCGCATGCGCTTGAAATGATGATAGAGATTGACCCATCAAATTATGACCTTCGTAAGTTAACAGCTGAAACATACATAAGCGCTGGGGAGCTTCAAAAAGCGAAATCAATTTTATCTGAACTTATTGAACTTAAACCATCAGATGTGCAGGCAAAGATAAGATATGGTGAAGTTTTACTCCAGCTTAAGGAAAGGGATGATGCTTTAAAAATTTTAAATGAGGTTGTATCTGATGATTCCGTTGGGTTTGAGTTAAAGTTTCAGGTGGTTGAGAGCTTATTTAAAAGTGCTGGTGAGGATGTAAGTTTAAAGGGCAAAGCAAAGGAGATTTTAAAAAATTTATCTTCAAAATATCCCAACGAGTGGAGAGCGCACTGGTTGCTTGGGATTATAGCGTCGGACGAAAAAGATAACGAAACCGCTTTTAATGAATTTAAAAAGGTTGTTGATATCAATCCTAAAATTGTTGAAGCATGGCGTGGGATTGGGATCGCACTTTATGAGATGGGTAAATTTGATGAACTTATCAGAGTAATGGAAGATGGTGTTGAAAAATTTCCAGATGATTTTTTCCTTAACTTTCTCCTTGGGCTTGGATATCATCGGCTTGAGCGTAATAGTGAGGCAGTTCAACCACTTGAGAGGGCTCTCTCGCTTGACCCGAAAAACATTGATGTCATAAGCACACTTGCCCTCGTTTACGATGCTATTGGTGAAGTGAGCAAATCTGATTCACTTCATGAGCTTGGTTTAAAAATTAGTCCAGATAATCATCTTATTTTAAACAATTACAGCTATACGCTTGCTGAACGAGGCGAAAAACTTGATATCGCCCTTGAGATGGCAAAGAAAGCAGTTGAACAAGAACCTGAAAACCCTTCTTATCTTGATACAATTGGGTGGGTTTACTTTAAACTTGGTGATTATGAAAAGGCAAGGGAATATATTTTAAAAGCAGTTGAAAAGGGAGGAAGCTCCGTTGTGGTTGAGCATCTTGGTGATGTATATTTCAAACTCGGAGATAAAGAAAAAGCGATGGAATACTGGAAAAAAGCCCTTGATAAAAACCCATCAAATGAAAAATTAAAAGAGAAAATAAAGCGTGGTCAGATGTAA
- a CDS encoding Carboxypeptidase regulatory-like domain-containing protein, producing MRQLALLLGLLFLVHIALLGQGVTTASISGIVLTQTGEPLPGANIVAVHEPSGTVYGTISRIDGRYNLVGLRVGGPYTITVSFVGYAQQRRENVMLALGQNLELNFKLTEQPVQLGEVEVVGERVGVINAARTGPATNVLRQQIDALPTISRSFQDYYKISPYFIGNSAAGRNNRYNNIQIDGANYNDLFGLGGTGTPAGQSNVTPISLEAIEEFQIVIAPYDVRQSGFTGGGINVITRSGTNRFSGGLFYYGRNQNFIGKSPDSLRRKYPDFTDYQTGFRLGGPILRNKVFFFINGELTRYNSPLNRVFGAPSVGTNIFTLSPDSVRLFREHLKNTYGYETGAFDALKFQRHSNKLFVRFDFNLAQNHRLTLRHSYLDAFDDNAPSTSGIPSPQVATIYAENTRYKTQNTTNSTVLQLRSLFGNNIANELIVGYTYIHDNPLYYGQPFPYVSVRTYDSQGRTYNLAAGSEKFRMANDLKQRVIEITDNLTFFVGSHAITVGTHNEIFSFSNLFIRDFFGAYHWNSLADFLAGRKAAQYELSYSKIEGNPAPRAEWKAIQYGFYVQDEWTVKPGLRLTYGIRLDVPTFPDKPSYNPKVDSTFKPLGYDISTDKVPKAQFMWGPRLGLNWDVNGDKTLQIRGGVGLFTGRVPYVWISNQYSNTGMEFGRLFLTGAAVPDFVPDPYNPPKGGTPIQTTEINVTAPTYKLPQVWRASFGVDKVLAFGFIGTIEAQYTKTVNDILYQDINLIPQGYLADGRPIYGTWNYSTRRWDIKKYNTTFTNVILLTNTNKGYTYNITFQLERPVAPDGIYAKFAYTYGVSKDMNSGTSAQAFSQWRFNHAIDPNNPTLSYSSFDYRHRILGILSYRYEIFRGISATLSLFYNGLSGQPYSWVYSGDVNGDGQVENDLVYIPKDRNDIILVNSAGNNLPYTDPAYDQLNAFIESDPYLSKNRGKFAERMAARGPWSHQVDARLAVEIPTIYGQKLEITFDILNLTNLLNKNWGIVKAVTFQRAFLLRFHSLDPTTGRPRFLWTGTPVRELPLDLASRWQAQIGIRYTF from the coding sequence ATGAGACAACTTGCTCTCCTCCTGGGGTTGCTCTTTTTAGTGCATATTGCCTTATTGGGGCAGGGCGTTACAACAGCGAGCATAAGTGGTATTGTTCTTACACAAACGGGGGAGCCACTACCTGGAGCAAACATAGTCGCTGTTCATGAACCAAGCGGAACTGTCTATGGAACGATTTCAAGAATTGATGGCAGGTACAATCTTGTTGGTTTGAGAGTTGGGGGTCCTTACACAATCACTGTTTCATTTGTTGGTTATGCCCAGCAAAGAAGAGAAAATGTAATGCTTGCGCTCGGTCAGAATCTTGAGCTTAACTTTAAGCTTACGGAACAACCAGTTCAACTTGGTGAAGTTGAAGTTGTAGGTGAAAGAGTTGGGGTTATCAACGCAGCAAGAACAGGTCCAGCTACAAATGTTCTAAGACAACAAATTGATGCGTTACCAACGATTTCACGGAGTTTCCAAGACTATTATAAGATTTCACCTTATTTTATCGGCAACAGTGCAGCGGGCAGAAATAACAGATACAACAATATTCAAATTGATGGCGCAAATTATAATGATTTGTTTGGTCTTGGTGGAACCGGGACTCCAGCTGGGCAGTCAAATGTTACCCCAATAAGTTTGGAAGCAATTGAGGAATTTCAAATTGTTATCGCACCATACGATGTTCGTCAAAGCGGGTTCACGGGTGGAGGTATTAATGTCATCACAAGAAGTGGTACAAACAGATTTTCAGGAGGGCTTTTCTATTACGGAAGAAATCAGAATTTCATTGGTAAAAGTCCAGATTCTCTAAGAAGGAAATATCCTGACTTTACGGATTATCAAACTGGGTTTAGGCTTGGTGGTCCAATATTAAGGAATAAGGTTTTCTTCTTTATCAATGGTGAATTGACAAGGTATAATTCTCCTTTAAATCGTGTGTTTGGTGCGCCAAGCGTTGGAACTAATATCTTTACTCTGTCCCCAGATAGTGTAAGGTTGTTCCGCGAACATCTTAAGAACACATATGGTTATGAAACCGGGGCTTTTGACGCTTTGAAATTCCAGAGACACAGTAATAAACTTTTTGTGAGATTTGACTTTAACCTTGCTCAAAATCATCGCTTAACGTTAAGACATAGTTACCTTGATGCTTTTGATGATAATGCTCCTTCTACATCTGGAATACCATCTCCGCAAGTTGCAACTATTTACGCGGAAAACACAAGATATAAAACCCAAAATACCACGAATTCAACCGTTCTTCAATTGAGGAGTTTATTCGGTAATAACATCGCAAACGAACTTATAGTTGGCTATACCTATATTCATGATAATCCTTTGTATTATGGGCAACCTTTCCCATATGTTAGTGTTAGAACTTATGACTCTCAAGGTAGAACTTATAATCTTGCAGCTGGTTCCGAGAAATTCCGTATGGCGAATGATCTGAAACAGAGGGTTATTGAGATAACTGATAACTTAACATTTTTCGTTGGGAGCCACGCGATCACAGTTGGAACTCATAATGAGATATTCTCATTTAGCAATCTTTTCATTCGTGATTTCTTTGGTGCGTATCATTGGAACTCACTTGCTGATTTTCTTGCTGGGAGGAAAGCTGCGCAGTATGAATTAAGCTATTCAAAAATTGAGGGTAATCCAGCGCCGAGAGCAGAATGGAAAGCGATTCAATACGGATTTTATGTTCAAGATGAGTGGACTGTTAAGCCTGGTTTGAGATTAACTTATGGCATAAGACTTGATGTTCCTACATTCCCGGATAAGCCATCATATAATCCAAAAGTTGATTCAACATTTAAACCGCTGGGTTATGATATTTCAACTGATAAAGTTCCTAAGGCACAGTTTATGTGGGGTCCACGCCTTGGATTGAACTGGGATGTTAATGGAGATAAGACGCTTCAAATTCGTGGTGGGGTCGGTTTGTTTACAGGTCGTGTTCCTTATGTTTGGATTTCAAACCAGTATTCAAACACCGGAATGGAATTCGGAAGGTTGTTCTTAACTGGTGCAGCGGTTCCAGATTTTGTGCCTGATCCATATAACCCACCTAAAGGCGGAACACCTATACAAACAACTGAAATCAATGTTACAGCCCCAACATATAAGCTCCCGCAAGTTTGGAGGGCAAGCTTTGGTGTTGATAAAGTGCTTGCGTTTGGATTTATCGGAACAATTGAGGCTCAATATACAAAAACTGTAAACGATATCCTTTATCAGGATATCAACCTTATACCTCAAGGTTATCTTGCTGATGGAAGACCGATCTATGGAACTTGGAACTACTCTACCAGAAGATGGGATATCAAAAAATATAATACAACTTTCACAAATGTTATTTTGTTGACGAATACGAATAAGGGGTATACATATAACATAACATTCCAACTTGAAAGACCAGTTGCGCCAGATGGAATTTACGCTAAATTTGCTTATACCTATGGAGTATCAAAGGATATGAATAGTGGAACATCAGCTCAGGCATTTTCACAATGGAGATTTAACCATGCCATTGATCCTAATAACCCAACACTTTCATATTCATCATTTGATTATAGGCATAGAATTCTTGGTATACTTTCATACAGATATGAAATTTTCAGAGGAATTTCCGCGACGCTTAGTTTATTCTATAATGGTTTGTCAGGTCAGCCATATTCTTGGGTTTACAGTGGTGATGTAAATGGCGATGGACAAGTTGAAAACGACCTTGTATATATCCCGAAGGATAGAAATGACATTATACTTGTCAATTCAGCTGGGAACAACTTACCTTACACTGATCCAGCTTATGATCAATTGAACGCTTTTATAGAGAGTGATCCTTATTTGAGCAAGAATCGTGGCAAATTTGCTGAAAGAATGGCAGCTCGGGGTCCATGGTCGCATCAGGTTGATGCGAGATTGGCGGTAGAAATTCCAACGATTTACGGCCAGAAACTTGAAATAACATTTGATATTTTGAATCTCACCAATCTTTTGAACAAAAATTGGGGAATTGTTAAAGCGGTTACATTCCAAAGAGCTTTCTTATTGAGATTCCATAGCCTTGATCCAACAACTGGAAGACCAAGATTCCTGTGGACTGGAACTCCAGTTCGTGAACTTCCGCTTGATCTTGCTTCAAGATGGCAGGCACAAATTGGGATAAGGTATACATTCTAA
- a CDS encoding NADH dehydrogenase subunit N, translating to MTEQFVIELTQSLKNFLPEVSLTITLSLVILLDLIFGRKFKNIGAFISLAGLVVTLFFTVKQYGGNYQIFRGMFVVDPYSTFFKFVFIISALVIVIFSLQSYELKETSARRRTGEYYFLILSLTLGAFLMAGSVNLVMMYLSLELVSISSYILAGYIKESERSSEASMKYVIYGALSSGLMIYGISLIYGLTGELNIYALNASLLSTGYSPIVLMISLLLMLAGFGYKISAVPFHYWTPDVYEGAPITVTAFLSVSSKAAGFAMLIRFLKASFIDRTVTLGVEGAWAIIQGLPWTEIIAVLSALTMTVGNIIAIWQNNLKRMLAYSSIAHAGYILMGVVVAQNYGISAMLIYFIAYLFMNLGAFYCVMLVAEKTGSEDIEVYKGLGYRAPFLGVVFTIFLVSLTGIPPTFGFIGKLYLFSALINAKVIWLAVVGVLNSVISLYYYIRVVRNMFLRDPESEKASIAFSPAHIVVMLILVIPTLLFGVYFSPIVELAQNSVAMFGLR from the coding sequence ATGACAGAGCAATTTGTGATAGAATTAACACAATCGCTAAAAAATTTCTTACCTGAGGTTTCGCTTACCATAACATTGTCTCTTGTTATTTTGCTTGATTTGATATTTGGAAGAAAGTTTAAAAATATCGGTGCTTTTATCTCCCTTGCTGGTTTAGTTGTGACTTTGTTCTTTACGGTTAAACAATATGGTGGAAATTATCAGATTTTCAGAGGGATGTTCGTTGTTGACCCTTATTCAACATTTTTCAAATTTGTATTTATAATTTCGGCTCTTGTGATTGTGATATTTTCTTTACAATCGTATGAGCTCAAAGAAACATCAGCCAGAAGAAGGACAGGTGAGTATTATTTTTTGATTTTAAGCTTAACTCTTGGTGCATTTTTGATGGCTGGATCAGTTAATTTAGTTATGATGTATCTTTCACTTGAGCTTGTTAGTATAAGTTCTTACATACTTGCTGGTTATATCAAGGAGTCAGAGCGGTCAAGTGAGGCATCAATGAAATATGTGATTTATGGGGCTTTGTCATCCGGGTTGATGATTTACGGGATTTCTCTTATTTATGGGTTAACAGGTGAATTGAATATATATGCTTTGAATGCATCGCTTTTATCAACTGGTTATAGTCCTATAGTTTTGATGATCTCACTTTTGTTGATGCTTGCTGGATTTGGATATAAAATTTCAGCTGTTCCGTTTCACTATTGGACGCCAGATGTTTACGAGGGAGCACCTATAACTGTAACTGCATTTCTTTCTGTTAGCTCAAAAGCTGCTGGATTTGCAATGCTGATAAGATTTCTGAAGGCAAGTTTTATTGATAGGACTGTAACGCTTGGAGTTGAGGGTGCTTGGGCTATAATTCAAGGGTTACCGTGGACTGAGATAATAGCTGTTTTATCTGCTTTAACGATGACGGTAGGGAATATAATTGCGATTTGGCAGAACAATTTAAAACGGATGCTTGCTTACTCAAGTATTGCGCATGCTGGTTATATATTGATGGGGGTTGTGGTTGCTCAAAATTACGGGATCTCTGCGATGTTGATTTATTTTATCGCTTATCTTTTTATGAACCTTGGTGCTTTCTATTGCGTTATGCTTGTTGCTGAAAAGACGGGAAGTGAAGATATTGAAGTTTACAAAGGGTTAGGATATCGGGCGCCATTTCTTGGTGTTGTATTTACAATTTTTCTTGTTTCGCTTACAGGGATTCCGCCAACATTTGGATTTATTGGGAAACTTTATCTTTTTTCAGCGCTGATCAATGCAAAAGTTATCTGGCTTGCGGTTGTTGGTGTTTTAAACAGCGTCATTTCACTTTATTATTATATTCGTGTTGTGCGAAATATGTTTTTGAGAGATCCTGAATCTGAAAAGGCTTCAATAGCTTTTTCACCAGCTCATATTGTTGTGATGCTTATTCTTGTTATACCAACTTTGCTTTTTGGTGTTTACTTTAGCCCAATTGTAGAACTTGCTCAAAATTCTGTGGCGATGTTTGGTTTAAGGTGA
- a CDS encoding NADH dehydrogenase subunit M, with protein MQILGIGILTWIVFLPVVAMLLVLLVPKGRETWIKWISVVATGIQVILAVVMLLNYRYDLAGVNTLEGFQFVEKYRWIDVSGVAWFGRIVIEYFLGVDGLSMPMVVLTALISFIGAIASWELPKTKGYYSLYLLLDTGMMGVFVALDFFLFYVFWEVMLLPMYFLIGIWGGPRREYAAIKFFIYTLLGSVLMLLVMIGLYFSTSIIDPVTGEKIHTFNMLAMMDPRNYEPGSIFSGLHTTWRYIAYIALFIGFAIKVPIVPFHTWLPDAHVEAPTPISVILAGVLLKMGTYGMLRISFPIFPDGMVKYALPMAILGFINIVYGALAAMAQEDFKKLIAYSSISHMGYVVLGISALNTQGVTGGIMQMFNHGTITAMLFLIVGVLYDRAHTRGLDEFGGLANQMPKYFGIVIIAFFAALGLPGLSGFVSEAFVFLGAFQTYKWIAIFSATGVIITAGYILWTTQRLFLGQLPERWKNLPDINARELVTLVPLAIIVIFLGVYPSPLINLMNTSVNHLVRFVSEMGQAGMQLGILP; from the coding sequence ATGCAAATACTTGGAATTGGGATTTTGACTTGGATTGTTTTCTTACCTGTTGTAGCGATGCTCTTAGTTTTGCTCGTCCCAAAAGGAAGGGAAACTTGGATAAAATGGATTTCTGTTGTGGCAACCGGGATTCAGGTCATACTTGCTGTTGTTATGCTTTTAAATTACAGATATGATCTTGCTGGTGTAAATACACTTGAGGGATTTCAATTTGTTGAAAAATATCGTTGGATTGATGTTTCAGGGGTTGCATGGTTTGGAAGAATTGTAATTGAATATTTCCTTGGTGTTGATGGTTTGAGCATGCCGATGGTTGTTCTTACAGCTTTGATTTCATTTATTGGCGCAATAGCATCTTGGGAATTGCCTAAGACGAAGGGATATTATTCGCTTTATCTTTTACTTGATACTGGAATGATGGGCGTATTCGTTGCGCTTGATTTCTTCCTTTTCTATGTCTTCTGGGAAGTTATGCTTTTGCCAATGTATTTTCTCATAGGAATTTGGGGAGGTCCGAGAAGGGAATACGCTGCTATAAAGTTCTTCATTTACACTTTACTTGGCAGTGTTTTAATGCTTCTTGTTATGATTGGTTTGTATTTCAGCACAAGTATAATTGATCCTGTGACAGGGGAGAAAATTCACACATTTAATATGCTTGCAATGATGGATCCCCGAAATTATGAACCAGGTTCAATCTTTTCAGGTTTACATACGACATGGAGATATATTGCTTACATTGCTTTATTCATTGGATTTGCGATAAAGGTTCCAATAGTTCCATTTCACACTTGGCTTCCTGACGCGCATGTAGAAGCTCCAACTCCGATAAGCGTCATACTTGCCGGTGTTCTTTTGAAGATGGGGACATATGGAATGTTGAGGATAAGTTTCCCAATTTTCCCGGATGGAATGGTAAAGTATGCGCTTCCAATGGCTATACTTGGATTTATAAACATTGTTTATGGGGCGCTTGCGGCAATGGCACAGGAAGATTTCAAAAAGCTTATTGCTTATTCAAGTATAAGCCATATGGGTTATGTTGTTCTTGGAATATCTGCTCTTAACACTCAAGGCGTAACAGGTGGGATTATGCAGATGTTCAATCACGGGACGATAACAGCAATGTTGTTTTTAATAGTTGGTGTTTTATATGACAGAGCTCATACAAGGGGACTTGATGAATTTGGTGGACTTGCAAATCAAATGCCAAAATATTTTGGTATTGTTATAATTGCTTTCTTTGCTGCACTTGGACTTCCGGGATTAAGTGGGTTTGTAAGTGAAGCGTTTGTTTTTCTTGGTGCGTTTCAAACTTATAAATGGATTGCGATCTTTTCAGCAACTGGCGTAATAATAACCGCAGGATATATCCTTTGGACAACACAGCGTCTTTTCCTGGGACAATTGCCTGAAAGATGGAAGAACCTTCCAGATATAAATGCTCGTGAACTTGTGACGCTTGTTCCGCTTGCAATTATAGTTATTTTCCTTGGTGTTTACCCAAGTCCATTAATCAATTTGATGAATACATCAGTTAATCATCTTGTAAGATTTGTTTCAGAGATGGGTCAAGCGGGAATGCAATTGGGAATTTTGCCTTGA